A part of Primulina eburnea isolate SZY01 chromosome 10, ASM2296580v1, whole genome shotgun sequence genomic DNA contains:
- the LOC140804041 gene encoding uncharacterized protein isoform X2, translated as MIFRKGDNVEVMSKKEGPVSWRFAEVLSCKGHSVCLRYDLFPGGEKELMVETVSREFVRPDPPLVQGLENCISGDIVEVFYQCSWNIAAIVKYMGSKRENMSNKIYRPAASFQNKYLVRIIGSSKELIIDQSNIRLRQTWHHGKWVLIGMNSQMCEDTKASKPSTSNCYQKMNFQVPLSNACPTTQKDFVRNDVGVRKSPAFSASSLKRISPNDDLMAEAYNGPFCKFRAVEKDGRVQRTTAALILGKGHCWRHDHLLQKGLKIIPGFATVLLAYRIGRYVICFQTDASIFGYSLIRRTKEANDMCLIWERYLLLVSHFRMVFEQYSKACFAGRSEHLTYIVDNSSSSWKLHR; from the exons ATGATATTCAGAAAAGGAGATAATGTAGAGGTTATGAGTAAAAAAGAGGGACCGGTTTCATGGCGTTTCGCTGAGGTGTTATCATGCAAAGGCCACTCTGTATGCCTTCGATATGATCTATTTCCTGGTGGGGAAAAGGAACTGATGGTGGAGACTGTTTCAAGGGAGTTTGTGAGACCAGACCCTCCTCTGGTCCAAGGTTTAGAGAACTGCATATCTGGTGACATTGTGGAGGTGTTCTATCAGTGTTCCTGGAATATCGCTGCTATCGTGAAGTATATGGGTTCCAAACGAGAAAATATGAGCAACAAGATCTACCGCCCGGCTGCctcatttcaaaataaatatttagttAGGATAATTGGGTCTTCAAAAGAGTTAATTATTGACCAATCAAACATAAGGTTGAGACAAACATGGCATCATGGCAAATGGGTTTTAATTGGAATG AATTCCCAAATGTGTGAGGACACAAAAGCTAGCAAGCCATCGACTTCAAATTGTTATCAGAAGATGAACTTTCAGGTGCCATTATCCAATGCATGTCCTACAACCCAAAAGGATTTTGTTCGCAATGATGTTGGTGTTAGGAAGTCTCCTGCATTCTCTGCAAGTTCTTTGAAGAGGATATCCCCCAACGATGACTTGATGGCTGAAGCGTATAATGGACCATTCTGTAAATTCAGAGCAGTTGAGAAGGATGGACGAGTGCAGAGAACAACTGCTGCCCTGATACTCGGAAAG GGCCACTGTTGGAGGCATGATCATTTACTTCAAAAAGGTTTAAAGATTATACCTGGATTTGCCACTGTTCTCTTGGCATATCGTATTGGAAGATATGTCATCTGCTTCCAAACAGATGCATCAATTTTTGGCTACTCCCTG ATCCGAAGAACCAAAGAAGCGAATGATATGTGCCTCATCTGGGAAAGGTATTTGTTGCTTGTCAGCCACTTCAGAATGGTCTTTGAACAGTATAG CAAAGCTTGTTTCGCTGGAAGGTCAGAACACTTGACTTATATTGTCGATAACTCGAGTTCGAGCTGGAAG CTTCATCGGTAG
- the LOC140804041 gene encoding uncharacterized protein isoform X3 — MIFRKGDNVEVMSKKEGPVSWRFAEVLSCKGHSVCLRYDLFPGGEKELMVETVSREFVRPDPPLVQGLENCISGDIVEVFYQCSWNIAAIVKYMGSKRENMSNKIYRPAASFQNKYLVRIIGSSKELIIDQSNIRLRQTWHHGKWVLIGMNSQMCEDTKASKPSTSNCYQKMNFQVPLSNACPTTQKDFVRNDVGVRKSPAFSASSLKRISPNDDLMAEAYNGPFCKFRAVEKDGRVQRTTAALILGKIRRTKEANDMCLIWERYLLLVSHFRMVFEQYSKACFAGRSEHLTYIVDNSSSSWKVRTLDLYCQKL, encoded by the exons ATGATATTCAGAAAAGGAGATAATGTAGAGGTTATGAGTAAAAAAGAGGGACCGGTTTCATGGCGTTTCGCTGAGGTGTTATCATGCAAAGGCCACTCTGTATGCCTTCGATATGATCTATTTCCTGGTGGGGAAAAGGAACTGATGGTGGAGACTGTTTCAAGGGAGTTTGTGAGACCAGACCCTCCTCTGGTCCAAGGTTTAGAGAACTGCATATCTGGTGACATTGTGGAGGTGTTCTATCAGTGTTCCTGGAATATCGCTGCTATCGTGAAGTATATGGGTTCCAAACGAGAAAATATGAGCAACAAGATCTACCGCCCGGCTGCctcatttcaaaataaatatttagttAGGATAATTGGGTCTTCAAAAGAGTTAATTATTGACCAATCAAACATAAGGTTGAGACAAACATGGCATCATGGCAAATGGGTTTTAATTGGAATG AATTCCCAAATGTGTGAGGACACAAAAGCTAGCAAGCCATCGACTTCAAATTGTTATCAGAAGATGAACTTTCAGGTGCCATTATCCAATGCATGTCCTACAACCCAAAAGGATTTTGTTCGCAATGATGTTGGTGTTAGGAAGTCTCCTGCATTCTCTGCAAGTTCTTTGAAGAGGATATCCCCCAACGATGACTTGATGGCTGAAGCGTATAATGGACCATTCTGTAAATTCAGAGCAGTTGAGAAGGATGGACGAGTGCAGAGAACAACTGCTGCCCTGATACTCGGAAAG ATCCGAAGAACCAAAGAAGCGAATGATATGTGCCTCATCTGGGAAAGGTATTTGTTGCTTGTCAGCCACTTCAGAATGGTCTTTGAACAGTATAG CAAAGCTTGTTTCGCTGGAAGGTCAGAACACTTGACTTATATTGTCGATAACTCGAGTTCGAGCTGGAAGGTCAGAACACTTGACTTGTATTGTCAAAAACTCTAG
- the LOC140804041 gene encoding uncharacterized protein isoform X1 translates to MIFRKGDNVEVMSKKEGPVSWRFAEVLSCKGHSVCLRYDLFPGGEKELMVETVSREFVRPDPPLVQGLENCISGDIVEVFYQCSWNIAAIVKYMGSKRENMSNKIYRPAASFQNKYLVRIIGSSKELIIDQSNIRLRQTWHHGKWVLIGMNSQMCEDTKASKPSTSNCYQKMNFQVPLSNACPTTQKDFVRNDVGVRKSPAFSASSLKRISPNDDLMAEAYNGPFCKFRAVEKDGRVQRTTAALILGKGHCWRHDHLLQKGLKIIPGFATVLLAYRIGRYVICFQTDASIFGYSLIRRTKEANDMCLIWERYLLLVSHFRMVFEQYSKACFAGRSEHLTYIVDNSSSSWKVRTLDLYCQKL, encoded by the exons ATGATATTCAGAAAAGGAGATAATGTAGAGGTTATGAGTAAAAAAGAGGGACCGGTTTCATGGCGTTTCGCTGAGGTGTTATCATGCAAAGGCCACTCTGTATGCCTTCGATATGATCTATTTCCTGGTGGGGAAAAGGAACTGATGGTGGAGACTGTTTCAAGGGAGTTTGTGAGACCAGACCCTCCTCTGGTCCAAGGTTTAGAGAACTGCATATCTGGTGACATTGTGGAGGTGTTCTATCAGTGTTCCTGGAATATCGCTGCTATCGTGAAGTATATGGGTTCCAAACGAGAAAATATGAGCAACAAGATCTACCGCCCGGCTGCctcatttcaaaataaatatttagttAGGATAATTGGGTCTTCAAAAGAGTTAATTATTGACCAATCAAACATAAGGTTGAGACAAACATGGCATCATGGCAAATGGGTTTTAATTGGAATG AATTCCCAAATGTGTGAGGACACAAAAGCTAGCAAGCCATCGACTTCAAATTGTTATCAGAAGATGAACTTTCAGGTGCCATTATCCAATGCATGTCCTACAACCCAAAAGGATTTTGTTCGCAATGATGTTGGTGTTAGGAAGTCTCCTGCATTCTCTGCAAGTTCTTTGAAGAGGATATCCCCCAACGATGACTTGATGGCTGAAGCGTATAATGGACCATTCTGTAAATTCAGAGCAGTTGAGAAGGATGGACGAGTGCAGAGAACAACTGCTGCCCTGATACTCGGAAAG GGCCACTGTTGGAGGCATGATCATTTACTTCAAAAAGGTTTAAAGATTATACCTGGATTTGCCACTGTTCTCTTGGCATATCGTATTGGAAGATATGTCATCTGCTTCCAAACAGATGCATCAATTTTTGGCTACTCCCTG ATCCGAAGAACCAAAGAAGCGAATGATATGTGCCTCATCTGGGAAAGGTATTTGTTGCTTGTCAGCCACTTCAGAATGGTCTTTGAACAGTATAG CAAAGCTTGTTTCGCTGGAAGGTCAGAACACTTGACTTATATTGTCGATAACTCGAGTTCGAGCTGGAAGGTCAGAACACTTGACTTGTATTGTCAAAAACTCTAG
- the LOC140804041 gene encoding uncharacterized protein isoform X4 — MIFRKGDNVEVMSKKEGPVSWRFAEVLSCKGHSVCLRYDLFPGGEKELMVETVSREFVRPDPPLVQGLENCISGDIVEVFYQCSWNIAAIVKYMGSKRENMSNKIYRPAASFQNKYLVRIIGSSKELIIDQSNIRLRQTWHHGKWVLIGMNSQMCEDTKASKPSTSNCYQKMNFQVPLSNACPTTQKDFVRNDVGVRKSPAFSASSLKRISPNDDLMAEAYNGPFCKFRAVEKDGRVQRTTAALILGKGHCWRHDHLLQKGLKIIPGFATVLLAYRIGRYVICFQTDASIFGYSLVSNIGIHPKNQRSE; from the exons ATGATATTCAGAAAAGGAGATAATGTAGAGGTTATGAGTAAAAAAGAGGGACCGGTTTCATGGCGTTTCGCTGAGGTGTTATCATGCAAAGGCCACTCTGTATGCCTTCGATATGATCTATTTCCTGGTGGGGAAAAGGAACTGATGGTGGAGACTGTTTCAAGGGAGTTTGTGAGACCAGACCCTCCTCTGGTCCAAGGTTTAGAGAACTGCATATCTGGTGACATTGTGGAGGTGTTCTATCAGTGTTCCTGGAATATCGCTGCTATCGTGAAGTATATGGGTTCCAAACGAGAAAATATGAGCAACAAGATCTACCGCCCGGCTGCctcatttcaaaataaatatttagttAGGATAATTGGGTCTTCAAAAGAGTTAATTATTGACCAATCAAACATAAGGTTGAGACAAACATGGCATCATGGCAAATGGGTTTTAATTGGAATG AATTCCCAAATGTGTGAGGACACAAAAGCTAGCAAGCCATCGACTTCAAATTGTTATCAGAAGATGAACTTTCAGGTGCCATTATCCAATGCATGTCCTACAACCCAAAAGGATTTTGTTCGCAATGATGTTGGTGTTAGGAAGTCTCCTGCATTCTCTGCAAGTTCTTTGAAGAGGATATCCCCCAACGATGACTTGATGGCTGAAGCGTATAATGGACCATTCTGTAAATTCAGAGCAGTTGAGAAGGATGGACGAGTGCAGAGAACAACTGCTGCCCTGATACTCGGAAAG GGCCACTGTTGGAGGCATGATCATTTACTTCAAAAAGGTTTAAAGATTATACCTGGATTTGCCACTGTTCTCTTGGCATATCGTATTGGAAGATATGTCATCTGCTTCCAAACAGATGCATCAATTTTTGGCTACTCCCTGGTATCAAATATTGGAATCC ATCCGAAGAACCAAAGAAGCGAATGA
- the LOC140804043 gene encoding PRA1 family protein E-like, giving the protein MSAYAGGEYGAFSRYKSRTQSLFATRRPWRELLAHPASYSIPFSFGEFSSRLKRNLNHFRVNYSMIVLFILFLSLLYHPVSMIVFIVIFAFWFLLYFFRDEPIVVFGRMVSDRVVLIALGIVTIVGLVLTHVWLNVLVSGLIGAAVIVLHGTFRVTEDLFLDEDEAADGGLHSVVGASYARF; this is encoded by the coding sequence ATGTCAGCCTACGCCGGCGGCGAATACGGGGCCTTCTCCCGGTACAAGTCCCGCACCCAATCTCTCTTCGCCACGCGCCGCCCATGGCGCGAGCTCCTCGCTCACCCGGCCTCCTACTCCATACCCTTCAGCTTCGGGGAATTCTCCTCCCGCCTAAAGCGCAACCTCAATCACTTCCGCGTCAATTACTCCATGATTGTGCTTTTCATTCTCTTCCTTAGCTTATTATACCACCCCGTTTCGATGATTGTCTTTATAGTGATCTTCGCATTCTGGTTCCTCCTCTATTTCTTTCGCGACGAGCCGATTGTGGTGTTCGGTCGGATGGTGAGTGACCGCGTGGTGTTGATTGCGCTCGGAATCGTGACGATTGTGGGTTTGGTTCTCACGCACGTTTGGTTGAATGTTTTGGTGTCGGGTTTGATCGGAGCAGCTGTCATAGTTTTGCACGGGACTTTCCGGGTTACAGAGGATTTGTTTTTGGATGAAGATGAAGCTGCTGACGGTGGATTGCACTCCGTAGTAGGAGCAAGCTACGCTAGGTTTTGA
- the LOC140804042 gene encoding E3 ubiquitin protein ligase DRIP2-like yields the protein MSHQVVKVRREAVVPCMTCPLCHKLFRDATTIVECLHTFCQKCIYKKLSDEEMECCPVCNIDLGCVPLEKLRPDHNLQDVRAKIFPYKRIKLKSPEIATPIALPAKRKERSLSSLVVSTPRVSAQSGMTGRRSKSTVRKASRGSSFSIEKPIKKDDDSTEDHHESSSSPETLNKLTQNMRQNNAVVESSTDHISDKGRENGSSPWEGKSDIWKPLTCLVEAAHRSKSSKYGTQGSVAKSSALQSHDSDGLLNKVKNKEHRQKSKDRDENDYIPPESEKPKKLRRIRQKKAPNFGECRNTPQALIDAISSKFERKNHPIWFSLVAADEQEGDATPLPQISAGYLRIKDGNISVSFIQKYLTRKLDLAGEDEVEIKFMGHAIIPTLTLNNLVDLWLQATSTERVSATIGSSAKDFVMVLGYARKIPDP from the exons ATGTCGCATCAGGTCGTGAAGGTGAGACGGGAGGCGGTGGTGCCATGCATGACATGCCCCCTCTGCCACAAGCTCTTCCGCGACGCCACCACCATTGTAGAATGTCTCCACACGT TTTGCCAGAAATGTATATACAAGAAGCTGTCTGACGAAGAAATGGAATGCTGCCCCGTATGCAACATAGATTTGGGTTGTGTTCCCTTAGAGAAGTTGAG GCCGGATCATAATTTGCAAGATGTAAGGGCAAAAATATTTCCTTACAAGAGGATAAAATTGAAGTCCCCTGAAATTGCAACTCCTATTGCATTACCTGCAAAGAGAAAGGAAAGGTCTCTCTCATCTCTGGTGGTTAGCACTCCCAGAGTATCAGCACAGAGTGGAATGACTGGAAGAAGGTCAAAATCCACGGTAAGAAAAGCATCACGAGGTTCTAGTTTTAGTATTGAGAAACCAATTAAGAAAGATGATGACTCCACCGAGGACCATCATGAAAGCTCTAGCTCACCAGAGACATTGAACAAACTTACTCAAAATATGAGGCAG AACAATGCTGTTGTGGAGTCATCAACTGACCATATTTCTGATAAGGGAAGAGAAAATGGTTCGTCGCCTTGGGAAGGGAAATCTGATATCTGGAAGCCTTTAACTTGTTTGGTGGAGGCAGCACACAGGAGTAAATCTTCAAAGTATGGAACCCAAGGTTCAGTTGCCAAATCATCAGCTCTGCAATCCCATGACAGCGATGGACTTCTTAATAAAGTCAAGAACAAGGAACACAGGCAGAAATCAAAAGATCGAGATGAGAATGACTATATCCCTCCAGAGTCAGAAAAGCCTAAAAAGCTGCGCAGAATTCGGCAGAAGAAGGCACCAAATTTTGGAGAATGTAGGAATACTCCCCAGGCTCTGATCGACGCTATAAGTtctaaatttgagagaaaaaatcACCCGATTTGGTTCTCATTAGTGGCAGCTGATGAACA GGAAGGAGATGCAACACCCTTGCCTCAGATTTCTGCAGGTTATTTGAGAATTAA GGATGGGAATATTTCCGTTTCTTTTATTCAGAAGTATCTAACGAGGAAGTTAGATCTTGCTGGAGAAGACGAG GTTGAAATCAAATTCATGGGGCACGCAATCATCCCCACATTGACACTGAACAATCTTGTTGATCTATGGCTTCAAGCTACTTCCACAGAGAGAGTATCAGCCACTATCGGTTCATCTGCAAAGGATTTTGTGATGGTATTGGGCTACGCTCGCAAAATTCCTGATCCTTGA
- the LOC140804044 gene encoding probable galacturonosyltransferase 6 → MREFRRCTRILILSLLGLSVVIPVFLLSHRLKHINYEVSKEFVEDLSIIKRRAEAQTLDVIEQEDGEGLKEPLLVVYKDNTSNSEVSFSSDEDKRSDESRVSADGAVLSVNNAAGSNTKDGTQKRQQEDLQGTKEVSHVDTVLNNADVPNMPRRTLDDKLKEMKDQVIRAKAYLNFLPANSSSHFVKELKLRIKDIQRAMSQSIKDSRVSRGALQKMKAMDSTLLKASRIYPDCTAMVKKLRAMTYNAEEQVRTHRTQETFLKELGGRTIPKGLHCLSMRLTAEYYALEPEEREFPNKHKRQDPDLYHFSVFSDNILACSVVVNSTVSTAREPGRIVFHIVTDSLNFPSMSKWFLSNPPGKATVHVSSTDSYRWLSTKYNVTTKKEASVDPRYTSELNHLRFYLPDLFPHLNKIILLDHDVVVRKDLTRLWSMKMRGRVNGAVQTCDEGEPSFRRMDMFINFTDPILANRFDDNMCTWAFGMNLFDLQQWRRRSLTQVYHKYLQLGNDRSLWKAGSLPIGWITFHGHTVPLSKKWHLLGLGYDSNVRQEDIEQAAVIHYDGHLKPWLDIGLDEYKLFWKKHVDYEHPFLQSCNIHG, encoded by the exons ATGAGGGAATTTCGTAGATGTACGAGGATTTTGATCCTCTCTTTGCTTGGTCTTTCTGTTGTTATTCCCGTTTTTCTACTGTCTCATAGGCTCAAGCATATTAATTACGAAG TGTCCAAAGAATTCGTGGAAGATTTGTCAATCATT AAACGCCGAGCTGAGGCCCAAACTCTTGACGTAATAGAGCAG GAGGATGGCGAAGGATTGAAGGAACCCCTCCTAGTGGTGTACAAAGATAATACCTCAAACTCCGAAGTTAGTTTTAGTTCTGATGAGGATAAAAGATCTGATGAATCTAGAGTTTCTGCTGATGGTGCTGTCTTGTCAGTAAATAATG CTGCTGGATCTAATACAAAGGACGGTACACAGAAAAGGCAGCAGGAGGATTTGCAGGGGACAAAG GAAGTGTCCCATGTAGATACAGTTCTGAACAACGCGGATGTACCTAACATGCCAAGGAGGACACTAGATGATAAGTTAAAGGAGATGAAAGACCAGGTGATTAGGGCCAAAGCATACTTAAATTTTTTACCGGCAAATAGCAGTTCTCATTTTGTGAAAGAATTGAAACTTCGAATTAAAGATATTCAGCGAGCCATGAGTCAATCCATTAAAGATTCTCGTGTATCTCGAGG TGCTTTACAGAAAATGAAAGCCATGGATTCTACTTTGTTGAAAGCCAGTCGCATATACCCTGATTGCACTGCTATGGTGAAAAAACTTCGTGCTATGACCTATAATGCTGAAGAGCAGGTCAGGACACACCGGACTCAAGAAACTTTTCTTAAAGAGCTTGGTGGAAGAACCATCCCTAAAGGTCTTCATTGCCTTTCTATGAGATTGACTGCTGAATATTATGCTTTGGAGCCTGAGGAGCGGGAGTTCCCTAACAAACATAAACGACAGGATCCTGATCTTTATCACTTCTCTGTTTTCTCTGACAATATATTGGCTTGTTCAGTTGTTGTGAACTCAACTGTTTCGACAGCTAGG GAACCCGGACGAATAGTATTTCATATAGTGACAGATTCACTCAACTTTCCATCTATGTCAAAGTGGTTCTTATCAAATCCTCCTGGCAAAGCTACAGTGCATGTTTCGAGCACAGACAGTTATCGATGGTTATCAACCAAATACAATGTGACCACGAAGAAGGAAGCTTCTGTTGATCCACGATACACTTCTGAGCTGAACCACCTTCGATTTTATTTGCCAGATTTATTTCCTCATTTGAATAAGATAATCCTTCTTGATCACGACGTGGTGGTGAGAAAAGATTTAACAAGACTCTGGAGCATGAAAATGCGAGGCAGGGTAAATGGTGCTGTTCAGACATGTGATGAAGGGGAGCCTTCATTCCGCCGTATGGATATGTTCATCAATTTCACAGACCCCATACTTGCAAACAGATTTGATGACAACATGTGCACGTGGGCCTTTGGGATGAACTTGTTCGATCTACAACAATGGAGACGACGGAGTTTAACCCAAGTTTATCACAAGTACCTTCAATTG GGCAATGACCGGTCATTGTGGAAAGCAGGAAGCTTGCCCATTGGATGGATCACGTTTCATGGACATACAGTTCCTTTAAGTAAGAAATGGCACTTGCTCGGCCTGGGTTACGACTCCAATGTGAGGCAGGAGGACATAGAGCAAGCTGCTGTCATACACTACGATGGACACTTGAAGCCATGGTTAGATATTGGGCTTGACGAGTACAAGCTGTTCTGGAAAAAACATGTCGACTATGAGCATCCTTTCCTTCAAAGTTGCAATATCCATGGATAA
- the LOC140804046 gene encoding auxin-responsive protein IAA14-like isoform X2: MHSNPFAYINTPFRPGTLFPQLFYLLHYYSFSISVSSINFFTSNKNLSQKAKSRRDHAKKSGVKYKKNKEIVGDRKKTVDSMLCHEEGKSQSMDFKETELRLGLPGGEEKNSVNYGKRGYGETVDLKLNLSSKEIDLSHGKEKNLLPGSNDPVKPPAKAQVVGWPPVRSFRKNIMAVQKNNSEVSEKGTTVAGGAAVFVKVSMDGAPYLRKVDLKMYKAYQELSEALCKMFSSFTTGKCDSQGMMDFMKESKLVDLLNGSDYVPTYEDKDGDWMLIGDVPWEMFVGSCRRLRIMKGTEAIGLAPRAVEKCKNRN; the protein is encoded by the exons ATGCACTCCAACCCTTTTGCCTATATTAATACCCCATTTCGTCCAGGCACGCTCTTCCCCCAACTTTTCTATCTTCTCCATTATTACTCATTCTCCATTAGTGTTAGCTCCATTAACTTTTTCACATCCAATAAAAACTTATCACAAAAAGCAAAATCAAGAAGAGATCATGCGAAGAAAAGTGGagtgaaatataaaaaaaataaagaaattgtCGGTGATAGGAAAAAAACGGTTGACAGTATGCTATGTCATGAGGAGGGAAAGAGCCAAAGTATGGATTTTAAAGAAACTGAGCTGAGACTAGGATTGCCTGGTGGAGAAGAGAAAAATAGTGTTAATTATGGGAAAAGAGGATATGGAGAAACTGTGGATTTGAAGCTTAATCTCTCCTCCAAGGAGATTGATCTGTCGCATGGGAAGGAAAAGAATCTGCTACCCGGGTCTAATGATCCAGTGAAGCCTCCTGCTAA GGCCCAGGTTGTGGGATGGCCGCCAGTTCGATCATTCCGGAAAAATATTATGGCTGTACAAAAGAACAACTCAGAGGTGAGCGAGAAGGGAACCACTGTTGCTGGCGGAGCAGCGGTGTTTGTCAAAGTAAGCATGGACGGTGCACCGTACCTCCGCAAAGTTGACTTGAAGATGTACAAGGCGTATCAAGAGCTCTCTGAGGCATTGTGCAAAATGTTCAGTTCCTTCACCACGG GCAAATGTGATTCTCAAGGAATGATGGACTTCATGAAGGAGAGCAAGCTCGTGGATCTTTTAAATGGTTCTGATTACGTTCCAACTTATGAAGACAAGGATGGGGATTGGATGCTTATTGGCGACGTACCTTGGGA GATGTTCGTTGGATCATGCAGGCGTCTTCGCATTATGAAAGGAACAGAGGCTATAGGACTCG CGCCTAGAGCCGTGGAGAAATGCAAGAACAGAAACTAA
- the LOC140804046 gene encoding auxin-responsive protein IAA14-like isoform X1: protein MHSNPFAYINTPFRPGTLFPQLFYLLHYYSFSISVSSINFFTSNKNLSQKAKSRRDHAKKSGVKYKKNKEIVGDRKKTVDSMLCHEEGKSQSMDFKETELRLGLPGGEEKNSVNYGKRGYGETVDLKLNLSSKEIDLSHGKEKNLLPGSNDPVKPPAKAQVVGWPPVRSFRKNIMAVQKNNSEVSEKGTTVAGGAAVFVKVSMDGAPYLRKVDLKMYKAYQELSEALCKMFSSFTTVGKCDSQGMMDFMKESKLVDLLNGSDYVPTYEDKDGDWMLIGDVPWEMFVGSCRRLRIMKGTEAIGLAPRAVEKCKNRN from the exons ATGCACTCCAACCCTTTTGCCTATATTAATACCCCATTTCGTCCAGGCACGCTCTTCCCCCAACTTTTCTATCTTCTCCATTATTACTCATTCTCCATTAGTGTTAGCTCCATTAACTTTTTCACATCCAATAAAAACTTATCACAAAAAGCAAAATCAAGAAGAGATCATGCGAAGAAAAGTGGagtgaaatataaaaaaaataaagaaattgtCGGTGATAGGAAAAAAACGGTTGACAGTATGCTATGTCATGAGGAGGGAAAGAGCCAAAGTATGGATTTTAAAGAAACTGAGCTGAGACTAGGATTGCCTGGTGGAGAAGAGAAAAATAGTGTTAATTATGGGAAAAGAGGATATGGAGAAACTGTGGATTTGAAGCTTAATCTCTCCTCCAAGGAGATTGATCTGTCGCATGGGAAGGAAAAGAATCTGCTACCCGGGTCTAATGATCCAGTGAAGCCTCCTGCTAA GGCCCAGGTTGTGGGATGGCCGCCAGTTCGATCATTCCGGAAAAATATTATGGCTGTACAAAAGAACAACTCAGAGGTGAGCGAGAAGGGAACCACTGTTGCTGGCGGAGCAGCGGTGTTTGTCAAAGTAAGCATGGACGGTGCACCGTACCTCCGCAAAGTTGACTTGAAGATGTACAAGGCGTATCAAGAGCTCTCTGAGGCATTGTGCAAAATGTTCAGTTCCTTCACCACGG TAGGCAAATGTGATTCTCAAGGAATGATGGACTTCATGAAGGAGAGCAAGCTCGTGGATCTTTTAAATGGTTCTGATTACGTTCCAACTTATGAAGACAAGGATGGGGATTGGATGCTTATTGGCGACGTACCTTGGGA GATGTTCGTTGGATCATGCAGGCGTCTTCGCATTATGAAAGGAACAGAGGCTATAGGACTCG CGCCTAGAGCCGTGGAGAAATGCAAGAACAGAAACTAA
- the LOC140803543 gene encoding auxin-induced protein 22D-like, giving the protein MFKREADQEATRICLEMEGFLENDHDLNLQATELRLGLPGSDGTEKQSSSDVKNNNNKRSSSEMEDPRGESEQESHHSPAHKAQVVGWPPVQSYRKNVLKKLESEASGMFVKVSMDGAPYLRKIDLKSYKNYFDLLKALENMFKCTIGGYSEREGYNGSECAPTYEDKDGDWMLVGDVPWDMFITSCKRMRIMRGTEAKGLSCM; this is encoded by the exons ATGTTCAAGAGAGAAGCTGACCAAGAAGCGACCAGAATTTGTTTAGAAATGGAAGGTTTTTTGGAAAATGATCATGATCTAAATCTCCAGGCCACCGAGCTAAGATTGGGTCTTCCTGGAAGTGACGGAACTGAGAAGCAATCGTCATCTGATGTTAAgaacaataacaacaagagaTCTTCATCAGAAATGGAGGATCCACGTGGTGAATCAGAACAAGAATCTCATCATTCCCCGGCTCATAA AGCGCAAGTTGTCGGCTGGCCTCCGGTTCAGTCATACCGGAAAAATGTCCTGAAGAAGCTCGAATCTGAGGCTTCCGGGATGTTTGTGAAGGTTAGCATGGATGGGGCTCCTTATTTAAGGAAAATCGACCTCAAATCTTACAAGAATTACTTTGATCTACTCAAGGCTTTAGAGAACATGTTCAAGTGCACCATAG GAGGATACTCAGAGAGGGAAGGATACAATGGATCTGAATGTGCACCAACTTATGAAGACAAAGATGGTGATTGGATGCTAGTCGGAGATGTTCCATGGGATATGTTCATTACTTCATGCAAAAGGATGAGGATTATGAGAGGAACTGAAGCTAAAGGCTTGAGTTGCATGTAG